ACTCCAGACAGCATAAAAGTATTTATCTTCTCAAACCTTATGCCTGTTAATTCGGAATCAATCATGGGACATATTGATGGCTTCTTGGCAAACTCTGCAAAAATGGGAGTCATAGGTTTGGCTATGATTTTGGTAGCCTCACTTTTATTTTTCAAAAACTTTGAGTACATTGCAAATAAGATTTTTCATGCTAAAAAAAGAACTCTTTGGGAGTCGATTACAACTTACTGGACAATGCTGACTCTGACTCCTATAGCACTTGGAGTCTCTTTTTATATAACCGGTTATGTAGCAAACCTCGTCTCTTCAAATGAGTATATACCAGGCTTAAACATACTTCCTTTTAT
The sequence above is drawn from the Candidatus Sulfurimonas baltica genome and encodes:
- a CDS encoding YihY family inner membrane protein produces the protein MKVFIFSNLMPVNSESIMGHIDGFLANSAKMGVIGLAMILVASLLFFKNFEYIANKIFHAKKRTLWESITTYWTMLTLTPIALGVSFYITGYVANLVSSNEYIPGLNILPFIPYIIIWGLFFLIFQIGANTKIHPKASLISSFIISIIFSISKNAFIYYVFFNKSYTTMYGSFSILMFLFLWIYVSWIIFIYGLKLCYMINRVYQNRENR